A segment of the Marmota flaviventris isolate mMarFla1 chromosome 2, mMarFla1.hap1, whole genome shotgun sequence genome:
attttatttagatactggatctctctgagttgcttaggtccttgctcggttgctgaggctggccttgaactctcaagcctcctgcctcagcctcccgcctcagcctcccaaattgctgggattacaggtgtgtgcaccacacctgatgctttcttttccactttctctttgtttttagaaTTCCTGTAGTAGTCACCGTAGGGATTACAACTTGCTTCATCCTTGATTTTGCAAAAAGACTAATCTAAATTTGTACTTTGAACACTCCCCAGATTATGAGAACACCTTGATCCTATTTATTCCTTTCCTGTGTTTTGTACTTCTGCTGCTATATgtctatattataaatatttttacagtCAGTATTATAATCAATATTTACCTATCTTTAACCACATTtcactttttcctcctttcttaatTTCTATGCATCTATCTAGAATCACTTTCCTTCTTCCTAAAGAACTCCCTCTagtatttatctttaaatattcatggttttctttcattttaaaaaatatttttggctgggcgtggtggcacacgcctgtaattccaatgattTGGAAGGCTGGggcaaaaggattgcaaatttgagaccagcctcagctatttagcaaggccctaaacaacttaatgagaccctgtctcaaaaaacttaaaagggctagggatatgactcagtagttaagtgcccctgggttcaatccctggtaccaatctGTTAAACCCACctgctatattatttttttcctccttttatggTATTGGATTgtgcccagggcctcctgcatgctaggcaagagctctaccactgagtgacttTCTCAGCCCTCTTcactttattttgaggcaggtctcactaaattactaaggctggcctcaaacttggcaatctTCCTGCTTAGTCTCCTGAGTCAGTGGAATTACAGCCTGTGCCATTCTGCCTGGCTCCATTAATTACAGTTACTAAATTTTTTTAGTGCTAAACTTTCAATTTGATACTCTGATAAATTTTGGTTctcttaagaaattttttttataacaggGAGTGAACCCAGAAGCGCTGAACCTTGAGCCACACCCTcggccctttttatgttttattttgagacaggttctcactaagttgcttagggggcctcacaaagttgctgaggctggctttgaactctctgtcctcctgcctcagcctcttgagccgctgggattacaggcacatgcaaCTGTaccctaataaaaaaaattttttcagtactgggaattaagcccagggaggctctaccactgatatccctagccctgtttatTTCTtacttgagacaggatcttgctcaaTTTCCCAGACTggtcttaaatttgcaatcctcctgcctcaatctcctgagtcactgggattataggtgtgccaccacacctggaattCTAgtacttttatttgcattttttaaagaatcttgaTCAATCTGGTAtggtttgttaattttattagtCCCCTAATATTTGCTCCCCTTGGACTAATTGTGTCATTCTTTTCCAGTAGCTCACATCGATGCTCAATTTGTTTTTCAGCCTGTCCTTTTTTTACAGGATTTGAAGCCTGTGCCTTTCTCTCCAAGTACAACTTTAGCCACTGACAAGTTAAAATATGCACTTTCTTTGACCAGtgggttatttaaaaatatatgtttttgtttttaatgcatttGGAGATTTATTAATCACATTTTCATTACAGGTTTCTGACCTAGATGTATGAATGTTGAAAACATTCCTGTATGCTagccagttcttttttattttattttattggagtgggGGAGTGCGGGGGATTTagcccatgggcactttaccattgagccatatcccccaccctttttattttttattttgagacagggcctctctaagttgtttagggcctaagttgctgaggtcttgaacttgtgatcctcctgccccagcctttgagtcactgggattacaggcatgggccaccgaagttctttaaaatgtgttgtaTACTTTATTGCTGAGCATGCTCTCAGTTTTAATGAATGGCCCACATTCTATGAGAATAAAGCAGATTTTATAGATATTGTGTTTAGAGTTCTGTAATTTATCCTTTGGATCAAGCTCATTAAGTATTCTCTGAGTCTAAATCCTTTGGGGGCCACTTTACCTGTTAGCTACTGAAACAAGTATGTTGTGTCCTCGCTCCGGTGGTAGACACTGCTTCTTACTGTCTCTCACTTttcactttacattttttaagttatattatTAGATACTTAAGAgttaacaatttttttccccatttaagtAATTGGgagttaaaaaatgttttaaggggttggggttgtggctcagtgatatcgcattcacctagcacattcgaggccctgggttccatcctcagcaccacataaaattaaagaaaaaaagaaagtaaagggttaattttttttttaaaaaaaaaaaggaagaagaaatgttttaaatttcctgGTGAATGGAATCTTTGACCAATATGTAGGGACCTGAGTTTTTGGCTCAGAATCCACTTACATATTGGAGCTCTGTcagtgttatttttttagtgtttaccTGGTATAccgttttcttatttgtaaactTTCTGTGTCCTTAGGTTTCGGTGTGTCTCTGATCAACACAATACACCATGTGTCTTTCCAGGGGTCTTTTCTGCTCCACTCTCAGCCTCTTAACCACTACTTTTCTGCTTTGCTTCAATGAAGACACAGGGCCTCCCAACATCCCCACCCCAAGTCCTAGGCGGCCAGCTTCCATGTCATAGAGGGGTTCCATCCTCTGGCCTCGCACCCTACCTGGGCCCTTCCACTCCTCTCAGAACCTCTGTGGGTGGCCTTTTCACTTTCTTCATAGTGTCCTTTGaagcagaaactttttttttggttccagggactgaactcaggggcacttggccactgagccacatccccagccctttttgtattttatttagtgcttagtgcctcgctgctgctgaggctggctttgaactcataatcctcctgccacagcctcccgagGTGCTGAGATGATAGGCTTGTACCCCCGCACCCAGCTGTGAATAAGACAGTTTTTGTTTGGGATTCATTTGACTTTCTAGCTCTTTGGACTAGTGTTATTAACCATTTCTAGAAAATTCTTAACCATGATCTCTccaaatatttcttccatttttttctattctcccCTTTTTGTACAGTTGATAGATACATATTCTTTCTCATCCATGTCTCccgatattttttctttttccttttttttttttttttttttttggtggggggaggtcTGGGAAcggaacctaggggcactttaccactgaacttcattcctagtcctttttattttttatttttggggctggccttgaactgtgatcctcctatctcagcctcccaagccactgggattacaggcatgtgccaccactcccaacAGTCCCATTCTCTTTTTCATAGTACTTTCTAGTATATTTATTTGCTGCTTCTGTTTCTTAAAGGCGCCCAGGTGCAATCTTACAGTCAGTTTTCTGCAGGGTGAACCTTGTGCCGCCTGCAGCCCTGGCTCTGCGTTTCTCTTGCTCTGGTGCCGCAGAGCTCCTGTTTATCGCCTTCCACTGTCCTATCATCCATCATTTTTTGAAGCACCTCTGTCTCAGCTTCAGACCTCTCTTTTACATATTCATAGCTAAATATCCCAGTTTTTATCTATTTCCTGGCACCAGTTTTCTGGTGAACGTTCTGTGCTTTGACAGTTCCTAGGGCATCTGCTGCCCTCCtgttttggttctttttcttaCGACCTGCACAATGAGGCACGTCCTCCCTCAGTGTGCTCTTGTAAGTAGCTCCTGTGGGAGAGGGACCAGGACCATCCGAGGCTGGCAGGTGGTGATGCCCACCCCAGGCGTTTGCCTTTTCCTTGCCACAGAGCCACACGAGGCAGAGCTcaccctccttctctccttggTGTCACTTACTTTGCAGCACTCCAACCTGCTGCCTTCACCTGAGCCTGACCACAGCTGTCCCTGTGCACAGCTGCCCTCCGCTTCCGTCGCAcctgagctttggggagacaatCTGCATTTTGACTTCTGTGTCCTTGGCTTTTCAGGGCCTCCTGGCGGGGTGAGGGGATAATACTGTCTTTATGCTGTGACTTTAAAACTGAAAGTCACACTAAAAAAACAACTTCATGCTCTTGAGCTGAACAGTTAGTGGTTAGGATGTTTACTTTTGAAACTCTTTGGTTGGATTCTATTTGCTTATGTTTTATTGAAGGCTTTCATATTTATGTTAATAATCAAAGTGTTCTTGGCATGTTGGACAGCCCACAGCGTTTCTGAAGTAAGTTATATTATTTTCCATGCAGTCTATATGTAAGGTAGGATTTTCTGTTCCTTGAAGGTTATGTAAAAACCTCGCTGATAGGGCTGTCCCTTCTCCCGAGGAACCTACCACATACCACACTAGGGCTGCACTGGCTGTCTTCATTCATCACTTGAATACTGACCCAGACACTGAGGACAAACAAGCATGTTTCTTTTGAGGGGAaaatttttaacttctgtttcaacttaaaaaaaaaaaaaaatatatatatatatatatatatatatatatatatacttagtagtctagccaggagcagtggcacatacctgtaatcccactgacttaggaggctgaggctggaggatcacaaggtggaggctagcctgagcaacttggcaaaaccctgtctcgaaataaaaatgggctgggatgtatgtaattcagtggtcaagtggtTGCCTAGCAAatacaaagccctgagttcaagtTCTGActtctgaagggaaaaaaaagtcaaattttctatttctttgagtcCTTGGTggcaatttatatttttctgaaaattttttcatataagcttaatttccaaatttattgcCATAAAATGTCCTTAAGAAGTAAGAAACAGGGCTCACTTTATctatattgtttgcatttttctcagAATGGATTAATGTGTAAATAAATGAAGATCCAACCCATCGCCAGATACTGACTTATATATGTGTTCCTGACCCACCCCAGCAACCCTGTGCTTGCCTAAGTCGGCTTTTCCCCCTTTTTCCCTCAGTCTTAGGAAAAGTCCTCAGTGCTGTGGGCAGCGCCCAGCTACTGATGTCCCAGAAATTCCAGCAGTTCCGGGGCCTCTGTGAGCAGAACTTGGTGAGTGTGACTCTTGTCCCTTCACACAGCCTCTGTAACCTCCATAGCATGGAGAAGGTCCTGCTTCCTCATAGCACTGGGAAGATGGTCGCAGTGTATTCCCGTGCCTAGCACAGGACAGAACCAGGAGTGGTGCTCCTGAAAGATCATTGACCACAGAGTCAGAACAGCCATGTGAGCATTGGTCGGTCAGCACTGACCGACTTCTCTGTAGTCCTCTCTATACCCAAGACAGCACGCAAGGTAAGAACTGAAGGAACGCCCCCGCCAGCCTCAGTGGGCCTCCTCTCCAGGTCACCTGTCAGGAGGACCTGTGTGAGTCTCTGCGGTGAACCAGCAGGGAGGACTTCCAGGAGTGGGGCCTGTGGCACTTGTAGGTTGTATTTTCATGGAACAAAGTGACAGGAGGGAGACAGCATGTGTCCAGTAATCAATGTACCTGGAGTGAGTCCAGCGTGTCCCCACCTCACTGGCAGACCCCAGTCAAGAGTGTTTCTTCCCTGTAAAATGAGAACCCCTGGGTCTGCGGCATCCATGAGGAAATGAGTACCTTCCTCACGTGGTCCTGCGGTGGTGACGATAGCCTCGGTCCACAGGCGTGGGCCAGGCCTGTTCTTGTGATTAACCAGTTTCCTCCTTCCAAGGGCCCACCTGCCTCTGGGGCTGACACCAACATGAAGCTGCCTCTGTTTACTCACCCAGCTACTGACACAGGCACTGGGAACCAGGGAGCAGGACTAGACTCAAAAGCCCCTCTAGGACTGGCAGGGCCAAGGGACCATGTGTGGGCAGGAGGACAAGCTTCTGCCTTGCCCACCCACTGATCACCTTCTGCCCCACAGAACCCTGATGCCAACCCACGTCCAACAGCCCAGGACCTGGCAGGGTTCTGGGACCTGCTACAGCTGTCCATCGAGGACATCAGCATGAAGTTTGATGAACTCTACCACCTCAAGGCCAACAGCTGGCAGCTGGTGGAGACCCCCGAGAAGAGGAAGGTGAGCATGGAGCAGTGCGGAGGGGAAGTCCAGGGACAAATTCCTGGTCGACAATAACGCTGCCCACATCGGTCAGTGCTGCTTGGCTCCCTTCTCCGTGTGTCGTCTTGAGCTGGGGCTCACGTCCATCACTGCCGGGGTCCATGCTTGGCACTTGTCCAGCCTGCTGCTCGCTCTGTGTAGTTGAGGCTGCCCCTGAAGCATGCCAGCCTGCCCTGCATGTTCAGAGAAGGGGAGTCCTGGGAGAGATGTGGCCGTGCCATAGCACTGGAGACGTGGCTGTTGGAACTTTGCAATCAGAGGTCCCTTCTCCTGGGGCCTTACTGCCAGGAGTGCTGGGGTCTGGACCTGTTCCCCCTCCTGTGGCAACAGCCTCTTCCCTGAGGCTCACGCTTCCTTTTGTAAATCAGTAGGACCTGCTGTGTTGGGCCGTGGCCCCTGTAAGTTCTGATCCCCAGGAGAGCATGCAGAGTGTGACCAGGGAGTCGGAGGCCTGTCTCTGACTGGAGGACTTAGGCTGGttcctgcctgagcctcaggctcccagtggctcagagcaGGGTGGGAACAGGTGACCTGTCTGTCCTTTACTGCTAGAACATTCTAGGATTCTGGCTTGCTTTTTGCTCCTCTGCCTTGTGCTACTCCCACTATCATTGCTTCTTGTGGCTTCCTGATTCCAGGTGTGTTGCTGTGCCCAGTgcagggaggctggggtgggagatCCAGCTGCAGCATTTAGTTGGGGGCAGCGCCACACAAAACGtggcacctttattttatttttgttccctcCTCACTGTCTTactaaaggaagagaagaaaccaCCCCCTCCGGTCCCAAAGAAGCCAGCCAAATCCAAGCCAGCAGTGAGCCGCGACAAGGCCTCAGACGCAGGAGACAAGCAGCGTCAGGAGGCCCGCAAGAGACTTCTGGCAGCCAAGCGGGCAGCTTCCGTGCGGCAGAACTCGGCCACAGAGAGCGCAGACAGCATCGAAATTTATGTCCCTGAGGCCCAGACCAGGCTCTGAGaccataaagaaagaaggaaggaaacaattttaaagtgtttaaaaaacacaaaaaaaatcttaatgagaATGGAACAAAATTTTCTCAACCTTTAGTATGGTTATTCTCTTTAGAGACCCTGAGCCAACTTTCAAATTGACGCATACAAGGGCTCACGATTTGGCTTGTTTGGGTCCCTCCCAGCTTTAGGTTATGAAGacttcacacacacaaattcaacAAAGCTAAAAACTCCCTTCCCTCCCGCTGGCCGTGGTGGACTGGACAGGTGGACTTCGGCAACTCCCGGCCCAGCCTCAGACTGCGGTCTTTTTACTTGTTCTATCTAATGAGAACTTAAACTAGCTTGTTTACAAGACGACGACCGTCCAAGGGCAGCCTTGGGCACCTGCCATGTCCCTCCTTTTCCCAGCTACCCTGCGCTGACCTTGGATTTTTcattcttacatttttcttttcccttcagaGCTCACACAGGGGACACCACCATGGCCAACGGCTTCTGCGTCTCCACCTCTGGGGTCGAGGCCGGGAGAGCAGAGAGCCGGacggctccccccccccccaccaagtGCTCACACACAGTCTCCCACGCACGCACTCACGCACAGCACGCACAGGCGGAGGGCCTCCCGCTGCCCCAGGGACGTCGGACAGGACTTGCCTCTGAGCAGATGAGGAACGCGCTGGTCTCTGGGGGAATGAGGCACGGCCATGGTTACGCGTCCAGACTCCagtctttcccttctctccagccCCTTCTTCCttcagcaaaagaaaatttaggaCTCAGAGTGGCTTCCAGGGCTGGCTGTCCTTGGCCGCGCCTGTGTCCAGTGCCCAAGGGCAGGTGGCGGTGTCTGTACGTATGTGTACATATGCACATAGACCTTAGAGTGTATATTTAACAACGCCCTCTGCCCACCTGCCACCTGCGCCACCACCGGCTCTCGGGGCACCTGGCAGGAGGCGGGTGTGTGAATAgcatatatttttacatgtacTATATCTAGGTGTGTGTACAAGTGTGTGTAAAAATATAGACCTTGTGTGTaagcagcccccccccctttttttttgtcccacccacccacccccgccAGCCCAGCCTCTTGAGTTTTCCGTCCGTTCTGTTTTTTTAACCCaatcctccctctccctgccccatcccttctcccGGGTGTCAGGAGCCCTGAGCTGCAGAGGCCCGGGCCTACAGGGCGGGGTGGGGCAGGCCAGGCAAGGGCAGCGGGGCACTGGGCATGCCAGGGGCTGCTCGGTACTGGGCATACAACTCCAGGGCATTGGAGACATCCTCTTGTCCGGCGCGTGCTGCAGGGGGTACCCCTGGGTGAACCAAGGGCCTGCTCTGGGGCCCCAATCCAGCTTGGCCGCcgtctgtgaccttgggcaagtcacttgacCTCTGTGTGCCTCaacttcctcctctgtaaaatggggacagtccctgcccctccctacctcacaggCATGTTGTGAGAATAAATGAGGTAACGTGTACCGGCTCGAGGTGTTATTGCAGTTCGTGGgccaggctgggggaggggagtggcAGTAGACGCCCCAGGAAGCAGACAGGCGCAGTTCCGACTGCCTTGCGCCAGCTCTCTGATCCTGGGTGAAAAGGCCAATCGCTCGTCTGGCCTGGGAAGGAGTGTGCAGCATTTGCCCTGCAGCTGCCTGTGAGGAAAAAGCTCACTGAGGAGCTGCTCCTACAGAGCCCCGCGGGCTGGCCTCGGATCCGACTCTGCACATCTTCCAGGACAGGCTGCCCAGTGCCCAGTGCCGCTTCCCCCGGGCAGCACGTGTACCAACACACTTGCCAAGCTCGGGGCCGGAGAGTCAGCTTGGCCGCCGCCTCTGCCTGACTCACCTTTAAAAGGTGCAGTGCTGTGCAGGCCACACAATCTCACTGGGCAGGAAAGACCCCAATAGCGTGGctctgggggtatagctcagttggtagagtgcttgcctcgaatgcccaaggccctgggttctaatccccagcaccacgaaaaaaaaacaacaaaaaactcagtgATGAGTTCAAGTCTACAACAGGGAAGGGTATGCTGTGGAAGGAGGCTGCGGGAACCTGGAGCTGGTTCCTCCAGGTTGGGCAGGAGCATTCTGGTCCCCACCAGAAGATGGGAAACTG
Coding sequences within it:
- the Dlgap4 gene encoding disks large-associated protein 4 isoform X5, whose translation is MSSRRDTDSDTQDANDSSCKSSERSLPDCTPHPNSISIDAGPRQAPKIAQIKRNLSYGDNSDPALEASSLPPPDPWLETSSSSPSEPAQPGACRRDGYWFLKLLQAETERLEGWCCQMDKETKENNLSEEVLGKVLSAVGSAQLLMSQKFQQFRGLCEQNLNPDANPRPTAQDLAGFWDLLQLSIEDISMKFDELYHLKANSWQLVETPEKRKEEKKPPPPVPKKPAKSKPAVSRDKASDAGDKQRQEARKRLLAAKRAASVRQNSATESADSIEIYVPEAQTRL